The Oncorhynchus gorbuscha isolate QuinsamMale2020 ecotype Even-year linkage group LG06, OgorEven_v1.0, whole genome shotgun sequence sequence ATAGAGCCAAAACAactaaatgtgtcactgtcccaatgcttggagctcactgtatgatGTGTGTTGACTGTAGTCAGGGTAGCCCAAGTAGGTCTAGTTTGTTGAATGATCAATAAACACCTATTGATTTCATGTCAACGGCTCAGCCATGTAGGCGGCACAGACTAGTAACACCATTTAACTAGAATGGCATATTGACCGATTTCAAGCTTTCATattcggaaatctgtatttttggacaacgATTTGAccaattttaaaaatatatttctatttaatctttatttaactaggcaagtcagttaagaacacattgttattttcaatgatggcctaggaacggtgggttaactgccttgttcaggggcagaacgacagattttcaccatgtcagtttgggggatccaatcttgcaaccttagttAACTCATCCAacactaaccacctgcctctcgttgcactccacaaggagtgcactccacaaggagcctgttacgcgaatgcaggaagccaaggtaaattgctagctagcattaaacttatcataatcactagttaaagacacatggttgatgatattactagatattatcttgcgtgtcctgcgttgcatataatccgactgagcatacaagcataatagtatctgactgagcggtggtaggcagcagcaggctcgtaagcattcattcaaacagcacttgtgcgttttgccagcagctcttcgttgtgcgtcaagcattgcgctgtttatgacttcaagcctatcaactcccgagatgaggctggtgtagcAAACGTGAAATGGCTAgatagttagcggggtgcgcgctaatagcgtttcaaacgtcactcgctctgagacttggagtagttgttctccttgctctgcatgggtaacgctgcttcgagggtggctgttgtcaatgtgttcctggttcgagcccaggtaggagcgaggagagggatggatggaagctatactgttacactggcaatactaaagtgcctataagaacatccaatagtcaaaggtatatgaaatacaaatggtatagagaaatggtcctataattcatataataactacaacctaaagcttcttacctgggaatattgaagactcatgttaaaaggaaccaccagctttcatatgttctcatgttcagagcaaggaacttaaacgttagctttcttacatcgtacatattgcacttttactttcttctccaacactttgttttttgcattatttaaaccaaattaaacaagtttcattatttatttgaggctaaattgatttaattgatgtattatattaagttaaaataagtgttcattcagtgttgtaattgtcattattacaaataaataaaatttaaaaaatgacccccccccacaaaaacaattgcccgattaatcggcatcggcgttgaaaaatcataatcggtcgacctcttatTCTAATCTTTTGAAAATACATTATTCGTTTTGTGTTTTAGGACCTGCCAAAAACGATCTAATAGTGGATTTCTTTGTGATGGGTGTATATTCCAACGGATTCATCCAAATAAGACGCCCAACCCACATCTACTCCCACACTGGACGGCCTGTAGAAAAGACTTATCCAGGAAGGAATGTGGTCAACACAGGACTGTATGAACTAGGTTCTAAAAAACATGGCCAGATAAAAACGACTGGCAACATTCAGTAAAGTCTGTATGCAAAGGGGTACTAGACAGActtaaaatacaaatacaattatgACTCGGTAAACAATCACTAACATTACTGGCATCCACACGCTACAGTAGACTGATAGAAATTAAACAGAAGTGTGGTCAAAACGCAGATGACTGATGAAAATGGGGACCAAAATAAATGTAAATGCCACAACACTTTTCAAAAAGACAAGCTAACGTTGCCAAAAACGTTACGGGGCAAACCCTCCTCTACCTGATCTTGAAGTCTTTGAGGCGCTCTGCATTGATCTTGTCAATGAGGAAATCTGGGAGCTTTTTGCCCAGCTGGTGGAAGCTGAAGAGGAGACACTCCACGTAGCTGAACTGCAGCTTGGGCTCGTCGCTCAGTGTGTTCTCTCCGTTCTCACCCTCCGCCTCTGGAGGCAGCGGCATGAACTCCTAGACACAGGGAGGAAGGGTGGACCAGTTAGCCCTCCACCAGTCCGGACCGGTTAGCTCTCTACCAGTCCGGACAGCCTTCTACCGGTCCAGACAAGTTAGCCTTTTACCGGTCTGGACCAGTTAGGGCAAAACACACCATAACCAACATCAGCCTCATACCTTGGCACGGTCTGTTTGGTCCATTGGCCTTTTACCAGTCTGATAAACCAGACCATTACATAAGCTGGTCCAAAATCAACAACTAGATATAGCGACATGCAGTCTGTTGAAAACTCTCCTAACCCCATTAGAAGGTAGCAGAGAGATACCAGTATGGTGAAAGCACTCCTAACCCCATTAGAAGGTAGCAGAGAGATACCAGTATGGTGAAAGCACTCCTAACCCCATTAGAAGGTAGCAGAGAGATACCAGTATGGTGAAAGCACTCCTAACCCCATTAGAAGGTACCAGAGAGATACCAGTATGGTGAAAGCACTCCTAACCCCATTAGAAGGCTGAACTGCGCTAGGCTGTTACTTACCAGCAGCTTCTCAAACAGCATGAGGAGGTTGGTCTCCACCTTCTCCATGTCTCCACAGAATGGACTCATCTCAGCAAGCAGCTtcaacacctacacacacacacacacaccacatatcaATGCTATTGTCCCTGGCATGTTGGAGCCAACATGGAGGACTAGTCGCCTGAACTTTGTACGGTTGGTACATGAGAGGGTGGTAACTGACCTCCAGCTGAATGTCCAGCTCTGCCACAGGACTGGTCAGGGAGCTGAGGTTGGGCAGGACGTGGTCACAGAAGTAAGTGACGAAGCGGGTGGAATGGACATTTTTCTGGAAGTGTAAAAATAATGAGTTTCAAGTTCAAGAAGTTAATTTGTCTCTGAGGAACATTTGTTTTAGGGGGAGGTCAGAAGCTTGAACAAACACGCATAAGTAAAAATGAGACGTAAAGGCAAAAACACAATTAGCATTTTGCAAacaattacagtgtgtgtgtgtacggtgatAGTAAGCATTGTAAAACAACATTTCCCCCAGTGTGTTTGGTGACACCGTGTGTGTTGTGAGTGGGATATAAGCAGTTGCTTTAGTTGGTAAGAGTGTGGCATTAGCAAAGCCAAGGTCGCAGGTTCAAGTCCCACAGGGGACACACAAAAATGACTATGAACTCACTGTGCTGGAAGACACTAAGTGGAGTATAGTATGTTAGAATGTCTGCGTGTCACTCTCAGAGAAGAGGGGGAGTATATTATTATAGCccgtgtgtgtgttatagtgtgtctgCGTGTCACTCTCAGAGAAGAGGTGGAGTATATTAttatggcctgtgtgtgtgttatagtgtgtctgCGTGTCACTCTCAGAGAAGAGGGGGAGTATATTATTATGGAccgtgtgtgtgttatagtgtgtgtgtgtgtgtatcactcaCAGAGAAGAGGTGGAGTATATTAttatggcctgtgtgtgtgttatagcgtgtgtgtgtgtatcactcaCAGAGAAGAGGTGGAGTATATTAttatggcctgtgtgtgtgttatagtgtgtgtgtgtatcactcaCAGAGAAGAGGGGCAGGGCTTGGCGCGTGCACTGCAGCAGGCGGTCCACAGTGTCGGGGTCAGCGGGGTTCAGGGCCTGCTCCAGAAAGGCCTGCTCCACCACCAGCTCCACCAGCTGCTGCCGTCCACTCATCGTCTGCAGGCCCTTCAGCACCATCAGGATCCGCATCAGCAGCACAAACTCTTCCCCAGTCACGTCCTCCAGCACCTGGGGTTGGAACAGGGTCAACGCGGGACACAGGGTCAACGCGGGACACAGGGTCAACGCGGGACACAGGGTCAACGCGGGACACAGGGTCAACGCGGGACACAGGGTCAACGCGGGACACAGGGTCAACGCGGGACACAGGGTCAACGCGGGACACAGGGTCAACGCGGGACACAGGGTCAACGCGGGACACAGGGTCAACGCGGGACACAGGGTCAACGCGGGACACAGGGCTGGGTCGTGTTCagtaggcaccaaacggaagaaaactgACTGGGAGGGACTACCAGGATTTGCCCAACAAGAAAGTAATTTTTGCTTTCAAgacgttttgctacggtgtgctcTAATGAAAATGACCCAGGAGTCACCGTGACCCACGGGTCACCAGTTACAATATATATCCTACCTCCAACTAGGTGACAGATCCATCCTACAGAGCTCTTGTATTCAGTTTgtcaattaataataataaaaacaaattCTAATCTATCCAAGCCCTCTCACAAAGAGCTCTACTAACCAGCCCCAAGCAGTGAGTTAGCAACGATCTGTGTGGTGAACTACCAGAGCAGAGTGCTATGGAACAGACCTTCTTTGTCTCGGTGAAGATGTAGTCCTCCACCTCCTTGGTCATGGCGTCCTCAGGCATGGTCTTCAGCTTGATGGAGAGGAACTTGATGGCCCTCTCCCTTACTATGTCCTCCCCCTGCAGGATCTGAGAGAACAGACCTCCTAGTGTAGctgagacagaatagagaaaTGCAGGTTGGTTATCCACAGGACAGAGGCTATGCAGAAGTACTGCCTCTGGGAGGGGGGGCTCGAGGCAAAGAAAAGGGTATTATAACCATGTTATGCTCACCTCAACTAACTAGGACTACCTACTAACTAGGACTATCCACTAACTAGGATGGTTAATTACATTTTTAACTATTCCGGTGCCCATTTCACCCATTCATTTGGGATTAAGGCCTGCTACATGTTTACTAACGCGTTGTTTCAGAGTTCTACACAACAGACGGCATGGAATACAGTCAGTTATGAAAACACCAGGGAAAAAACACATCTATTTTGAACTACTCTTTTCTTTTTAGAGCATTGCACGAAAACAAGAGCACGAGGCAGGGCGCCCTGCCTTTTCACTAGTGTATACAAGCACGAGGCAGGGCGCCCTGCCTTTTCACTAGTGTATACAAGAGCACGAGGCAGGGCGCCCTGCCTTTTCACTAGTGTATACAAGAGCACGAGGCAGGGCGCCCTGCCTTTTCACTAGTGTATACAAGAGCACGAGGCACTGCATCCTGCCTGTTGACTCGTGAAGTTGTCAGTCATCTCACAATTGAAAACCTACCCATACatgagataaaaaaatatatataattgtaATGTCGAAGAGAAAAAATGGACACCTACCCTTCGCGTCCATCTTGAAGATGGAGACCAGAGCTGTGTTCACTTGGTTGAATTCGGCCGAATCTTCTGTAAACAACAACGTAGAAGAGAGTATAAATATTAGTCCAACAGCATATCTCCTATTGACACCGACCCAAACACCATGGTATACATAATGTCCACTCCCAGGAGAGTACAAACTTTTCCCCTCAACAGGGCACATGCTACATAGGTTTGATACAAGGTACGAGTGTTGCTCGGTATACCGGTAACATTCCCATGGTAATTGTACATTACAAAAACATCCCAATACCAACAGTTTTAGAATAACGCAGTAACGTTTCATATGATACTACAGATTATTTTCAGCCCTACCGATCTAAGGAACCTGCTTGCACTTGTTATAAAATGTTAATAAATTCAGTTGAATTCAAGCCACTGGTATGCGCCTGCTTCCCTCCGTCCGTCCACCCCTCACTCGCCTCCTCTCCGTCCGTCcacccctcactcccctccccccctccgtcCTCGCCCCTCACTCGCCTCCCCCTCTCCGTCCTCgcccctcactcccctccccctctccgtcctcgcccctcactcccctcctcccctccctctctcctcactcccctccctctctccctcctcgcccctcactcgcctccctccctctctccgtcctcgcctccctccctctctccgtcctcgcccctcaccctctctctcgccccctctctcgcctccgtccctctctcgcctccgtccctctctcgcctccgtccctctctcgcctccgtccctctctcgcctccgtccctctctcgcctccgtccctctctcgcctccctctctccgtccgtccTCGCCCCTCcctcgcctccctctctccgtccgtccTCGCCCCTCcctcgcctccctctctccgtcctcgcccctccctcgcctccctctctccgtcctcgcccctccctcgcctccctctctccgtcctcgcccctcccccgcctccctctctccgtcctcgccctccctcgcctcctctctccgtcctcgcctctcgcctccctctctccgtctcgcccctccctcgcctccctctctccgtccgcccctccctcgcctccctctctccgtccgcccctccctcgcctccctctctccgtccgcccctccctcgcctccctctctccgtccgcccctccctcgcctccctctctccgtccgcccctccctcgcctccctctctccgtccgcccctccctcgcctccctctctccgtccgcccctcctcgcctccctctctccgtccgcccctcctcgcctccctctctccgtccgccCCTCactcgcctccctctctccgtccgccCCTCactcgcctccctctctccgtccgccCCTCactcgcctccctctctccgtccgccCCTCactcgcctccctctctccgtccgccCCTCactcgcctccctctctccgtccgccCCTCactcgcctccctctctccgtccgccCCTCactcgcctccctctctccgtccgccCCTCactcgcctccctctctccgtccgccCCTCactcgcctccctctctccgtccgccCCTCactcgcctccctctctccgtccgccCCTCactcgcctccctctctccgtccgccCCTCactcgcctccctctctccgtccgccCCTCactcgcctccctctctccgtccgccCCTCactcgcctccctctctccgtccgccCCTCactcgcctccctctctccgtccgccCCTCactcgcctccctctctccgtccgccCCTCactcgcctccctctctccgtccgccCCTCactcgcctccctctctccgtccgccCCTCactcgcctccctctctccgtccgccCCTCactcgcctccctctctccgtccacccctcactcgcctccctctctccgtccgccCCTCactcgcctccctctctccgtccgccCCCCTCactcgcctccctctctccgtccacccctcactcgcctccctctctccgtccacccctcactcgcctccctctctccgtccacccctcactcgcctccctctctccgtccacccctcactcgcctccctctctccgtccacccctcactcgcctccctctctccgtccacccctcactcgcctccctctctccgtccacccctcactcgcctccctctctccgtccacccctcactcgcctccctctctccgtccacccctcactcgcctccctctctccgtccacccctcactcgcctccctctctccgtccacccctcactcgcctccctctctccgtccacccctcactcgcctccctctctccgtccacccctcactcgcctccctctctccgtccacccctcactcgcctccctctctccgtccacccctcactcgcctccctctctccgtccacccCTCACTCGCCTCCTCTCCGGGctttccctgtatatagtcttgcaaattgtactgctgctctttaattacttgttacttttatttcttattcctattttttcttaaactgcat is a genomic window containing:
- the LOC124037527 gene encoding apoptosis inhibitor 5-like gives rise to the protein MAVTIEELYRNYGILADAKPEDLSQHKDAYQVILDGVKGGPKEKRLAAQFIPKFFSSFPELADAAINAQLDLCEDEDVSIRRQAIKELPRFAAGENIVRVADILTQLLQTEDSAEFNQVNTALVSIFKMDAKATLGGLFSQILQGEDIVRERAIKFLSIKLKTMPEDAMTKEVEDYIFTETKKVLEDVTGEEFVLLMRILMVLKGLQTMSGRQQLVELVVEQAFLEQALNPADPDTVDRLLQCTRQALPLFSKNVHSTRFVTYFCDHVLPNLSSLTSPVAELDIQLEVLKLLAEMSPFCGDMEKVETNLLMLFEKLLEFMPLPPEAEGENGENTLSDEPKLQFSYVECLLFSFHQLGKKLPDFLIDKINAERLKDFKIRLQYFARGLQVYIRQLRVALQGKTGDALKTEENKIKVVALKITNNINVLIKDLFHNPPSYKSTVTLSWKPVQKAEAVALKRPSGEDMGAGSTMKKQLSPPLPRRDARQIYNPPSGKYSATIGNFSNEQRGGFRGGRGRGFGGRGRGRIY